In Montipora foliosa isolate CH-2021 chromosome 13, ASM3666993v2, whole genome shotgun sequence, one DNA window encodes the following:
- the LOC137982941 gene encoding profilin-like isoform X2 gives MSWNGYIDNLIAQTKDSSGTAHCDKACIIGLDGGAPWTTNSHASALQLQGVEGQTIANCLKSKDFTPLQSDGVKAEGLRYQFLREEDGKLVLAKKKDHGALTMQASKTAIVIGHTTEGCQQGNTNKGVAVIAEYLESLGM, from the exons ATGTCTTGGAATGGTTATATTGATAACCTAATTGCACAAACAAAGGATTCTTCCGGCACAGCTCACTGTGACAAGGCCTGCATCATTGGGTTAGATGGAGGAGCTCCTTGGACAACAAATTCCCATGCAAGCGCATTGCAG TTGCAAGGTGTAGAAGGGCAGACTATTGCCAATTGTTTGAAGAGCAAGGATTTCACTCCATTGCAAAGTGATGGTGTCAAAGCTGAAGGTCTTAGATATCAGTTTTTGCGAGAAGAAGATGGCAAATTAGTTCTCGCGAAAAAGAAAGATCACGGAGCCCTTACAATGCAAGCAAGTAAGACAGCAATAGTTATTGGTCATACTACAGAGGGCTGCCAGCAGGGCAATACAAACAAGGGAGTTGCTGTCATTGCAGAGTATTTAGAAAGTTTGGGTATGTAA